A window of the Acidimicrobiales bacterium genome harbors these coding sequences:
- a CDS encoding NAD(P)/FAD-dependent oxidoreductase: MSGSEQLDAVVVGAGPNGLAAAITLARAGRSVRVYEAAATPGGGARSAELTLPGYVHDVCSAIHPLASATSFMASLDLEGHQRAGASLSFAAPEVDFAHPIGGDRAGAAYRSLDATIERLGTDGKRWEQLVGWVAERWDRLADDLFTPITELPKHPLSMAGFGARAALPATISARGFSTPEASGLFAGAAAHSFLPLHRPLTTTFGLLLGGAAHVAGWPSIKGGSQELIRVMVDILESLGGDVVCDRPVRSLADLPESAVVLFDLTPRQVLAIAGAELSARDRRTFSSFRHGPGVFKVDYALSEPVPWTAEVCRRAGTVHVGGTIDEIDAAESLVAKGTMPERPFVLVAQHSIFDDSRTPDPAAGEQRGHTLWTYAHVPNGCPIDVTDAIEQQIERFAPGFRDTIVARHTASPSWYEQYNENNVGGDIGGGAVDGLQLFARPGLRRHPYRTGNPRLFLCSSSTPPGGGVHGLCGHNAALDALRSTLA; this comes from the coding sequence ATGAGCGGGAGCGAGCAGCTGGACGCGGTGGTCGTTGGCGCCGGCCCCAACGGCCTCGCCGCCGCGATCACGCTGGCCCGAGCCGGCCGATCGGTGCGGGTGTATGAGGCAGCGGCAACGCCCGGAGGCGGCGCCCGTTCGGCGGAACTGACGCTGCCCGGCTATGTACACGACGTCTGCTCGGCCATCCACCCGCTGGCCTCGGCGACCTCGTTCATGGCGTCGCTCGACCTGGAGGGGCACCAGCGTGCCGGTGCTTCGCTGTCGTTCGCTGCTCCCGAGGTCGACTTCGCCCATCCCATCGGCGGCGATCGTGCCGGAGCGGCCTATCGATCGCTCGACGCCACGATCGAGCGGCTCGGTACCGACGGGAAGCGGTGGGAGCAGCTGGTCGGCTGGGTGGCCGAGCGCTGGGACCGGCTGGCCGACGATCTGTTCACGCCGATCACCGAGCTCCCGAAGCACCCCCTGTCGATGGCCGGCTTCGGCGCTCGCGCCGCCCTTCCCGCCACCATCAGCGCCAGGGGATTTTCGACACCCGAGGCCAGCGGGCTCTTCGCCGGCGCCGCCGCCCACTCGTTCCTTCCGCTCCACCGACCCCTCACCACCACCTTCGGCCTCCTGCTCGGCGGTGCGGCGCACGTCGCCGGCTGGCCGTCGATCAAGGGCGGCTCGCAGGAGCTGATCCGAGTCATGGTCGACATCCTCGAATCGCTCGGGGGCGACGTGGTGTGCGACCGCCCCGTCCGCTCGCTCGCCGATCTGCCCGAGTCCGCCGTCGTGCTCTTCGACCTCACCCCGCGTCAGGTGCTTGCGATCGCCGGCGCCGAGCTGTCCGCCCGTGACCGACGAACCTTCTCGTCCTTCCGCCATGGACCGGGCGTGTTCAAGGTCGACTACGCGCTGAGCGAACCGGTGCCGTGGACGGCCGAAGTCTGCCGCCGTGCCGGCACGGTGCACGTCGGGGGCACGATCGACGAGATCGACGCAGCAGAGTCCCTCGTCGCGAAGGGCACGATGCCCGAGCGACCGTTCGTGTTGGTCGCCCAGCACAGCATCTTCGACGACTCCCGCACCCCGGATCCCGCCGCCGGCGAGCAGCGAGGACACACCTTGTGGACCTACGCGCACGTGCCCAACGGCTGTCCGATCGATGTAACCGACGCCATCGAGCAGCAGATCGAGCGCTTCGCTCCGGGGTTCCGAGACACGATCGTGGCCCGACACACTGCGTCGCCGTCCTGGTATGAGCAATACAACGAGAACAACGTCGGCGGCGACATCGGCGGCGGTGCGGTCGACGGGCTCCAACTGTTCGCCCGCCCCGGACTCCGCCGTCACCCCTACCGCACGGGCAATCCCCGACTGTTCCTCTGCTCGTCGTCGACCCCGCCCGGCGGTGGCGTTCACGGCCTCTGCGGCCACAACGCCGCCCTCGACGCCCTCCGCTCCACCCTCGCCTGA
- a CDS encoding Zn-ribbon domain-containing OB-fold protein — translation MSTPSSGLPTHEPTITPDTAPYWNGLAEGVIRLPHCGSCDALVWYPRPICPGCGNAELEWRELSGRGTVYSYSIARRTPGSWGKVVPYVLAYVELDEGPRVMTNIVAADLDTLECGQPVTAIFDPTAEGMAVLRFQQIGTTGA, via the coding sequence ATGTCGACGCCATCATCTGGACTGCCCACCCACGAGCCGACCATCACCCCCGACACGGCGCCATACTGGAACGGCCTGGCCGAGGGGGTCATACGGCTCCCGCACTGCGGATCATGCGACGCACTCGTCTGGTATCCGCGGCCGATCTGCCCAGGCTGCGGCAATGCCGAGCTCGAGTGGCGCGAACTGTCGGGCCGGGGCACGGTGTACTCCTACTCGATTGCTCGTCGGACGCCGGGCAGTTGGGGCAAGGTGGTCCCGTATGTCCTGGCCTACGTCGAGCTCGACGAGGGGCCGAGGGTGATGACCAACATCGTCGCCGCCGATCTCGACACCCTCGAGTGCGGCCAGCCCGTGACCGCGATCTTCGACCCGACCGCCGAGGGGATGGCCGTCCTGCGATTCCAGCAGATCGGTACGACGGGGGCGTAG
- a CDS encoding zinc ribbon domain-containing protein: protein MAPCQCGTSNADDARFCASCGAALGEPVGLLGTTSTVTNVATTEGIDRRWMVAVGALLIAVIGWSVSSGRSNEATPGEDQRGAELGDDTTTTTVPPTTSTGGPTTTKRTTTTTEPEPPTVTIVGDGGPLVGEPTGLRLIIGANSYRPSILDLDTGELVTASRSGGGLDPQLVSGEWLVARQSERLVAVPLDDLGADPVTLLPENSSPWLDLADLTPRTDGRAWVYTYDENATLMLVDLATGEPIDEAFADGHVRPGVVRFALGTSDGPLLVDHAGGGVYEYTEGRYRQVSEGHLIVADDRRALVESCDDELVCRREWFDRRTWQPAPLEVPSSRADEISFLNGSDWMILYQWGREPSAEMFNVVTGRQRPLVTDPYSGFVGERPVVSTDGRWGAATISGDLVIVDLASDAEWHFDDIGLYSNQSVFTTLDVGYALRPIVIAEDGASG, encoded by the coding sequence GTGGCTCCATGCCAGTGCGGCACCAGCAATGCAGACGACGCCAGGTTCTGCGCGTCGTGCGGCGCTGCCCTCGGGGAGCCGGTCGGCCTTCTGGGAACGACGTCGACCGTCACGAATGTGGCCACCACCGAGGGAATCGACCGCCGCTGGATGGTGGCGGTAGGGGCGTTGCTGATCGCCGTGATCGGCTGGTCGGTGTCATCTGGTCGATCGAACGAGGCGACACCGGGCGAGGACCAACGCGGTGCGGAGCTCGGCGACGACACCACGACGACCACCGTCCCCCCGACCACCAGCACCGGCGGGCCCACCACGACGAAGCGAACGACAACCACGACCGAGCCCGAGCCGCCAACGGTCACGATCGTCGGCGATGGTGGACCTCTGGTCGGTGAACCAACGGGGCTTCGGCTGATCATCGGAGCGAACTCGTACCGACCGTCGATCCTCGATCTCGACACCGGCGAGCTCGTGACGGCGTCGCGCTCGGGCGGTGGACTGGATCCGCAGCTGGTATCTGGCGAGTGGCTGGTCGCTCGGCAATCCGAGCGGCTGGTGGCCGTTCCGCTCGACGATCTCGGCGCCGATCCGGTCACGCTACTTCCTGAGAACTCGAGTCCGTGGCTCGACCTGGCGGATCTGACGCCGCGAACCGATGGCCGAGCGTGGGTCTACACCTATGACGAGAACGCAACGCTGATGCTGGTCGACCTCGCCACGGGCGAGCCGATCGACGAGGCCTTCGCCGACGGCCATGTCCGGCCTGGTGTTGTCCGGTTCGCGCTTGGTACGTCGGATGGTCCGCTGCTCGTCGACCATGCCGGCGGCGGTGTGTACGAGTACACCGAAGGTCGCTATCGCCAGGTGAGCGAGGGGCACTTGATCGTCGCCGACGACCGTCGAGCACTCGTCGAGTCCTGCGATGACGAGCTGGTGTGTCGCCGGGAGTGGTTCGATCGCAGGACCTGGCAGCCGGCGCCGCTGGAGGTCCCGTCATCGAGAGCCGACGAGATCTCGTTCCTGAACGGCAGCGACTGGATGATTCTCTACCAATGGGGTCGAGAGCCGAGCGCCGAGATGTTCAACGTCGTCACGGGCCGCCAGCGTCCCCTCGTCACCGACCCCTACTCGGGTTTCGTCGGTGAGCGACCGGTGGTGTCGACCGACGGTCGATGGGGGGCGGCAACGATCAGTGGCGATCTCGTCATCGTCGACTTGGCGTCGGATGCCGAGTGGCACTTCGATGACATCGGGCTGTACTCGAACCAGTCGGTCTTCACGACGCTCGACGTTGGCTATGCCCTCCGGCCGATCGTGATCGCCGAAGACGGGGCCAGCGGATGA
- a CDS encoding MBOAT family protein, producing the protein MLFPTTAFAAFFTVAFLVNWLLRPRHDVWRLAMIALSFFFYGYWNAKFTGLLAASVIGNWLAAHAVAADRLEVGGATKLGPSGRMALRISIALNLVVLGFFKYYGFFATSLTNALDSVGIGASPPLLEIILPVGISFFTFQAISYVIDVARGEFERPMSLLDVAFYLSFFPQLVAGPIVRATDMAEQIVAPPDPRRIPAVEAIWLIAGGMFKKVVVSSYLSAQIVDPVFAVPSQYSRWEVLFAIYAYAVQIFADFSGYTDIAIGCALLLGFRFPQNFDSPYRALSIQDFWRRWHITLSSWLRDYLYIPLGGNRGGTLLTYRNLWLTMVLGGLWHGAAWNFVLWGAIHGTALAVERLLSAAWRPIGFPTPIVTMAKWSVTFHIVCFAWIFFRASDATLAFEMVGRIVGGGASSTSLVTVLLVAVIAVMVASQLMPPRLGDQTQRQFGTMPVYVQGLSLALLLTAIDVFGPEGVAPFIYFQF; encoded by the coding sequence ATGCTCTTTCCCACAACCGCCTTCGCTGCCTTCTTCACGGTCGCGTTCCTGGTGAATTGGCTGCTCCGGCCTCGTCACGATGTGTGGCGCCTCGCCATGATCGCGTTGAGCTTCTTCTTCTACGGGTACTGGAATGCCAAGTTCACCGGTCTGCTGGCGGCATCGGTCATCGGCAACTGGTTGGCGGCGCACGCCGTCGCAGCCGACCGCCTCGAGGTAGGAGGGGCAACGAAGCTCGGGCCATCAGGCCGGATGGCGCTGCGCATCTCGATTGCGCTCAACCTCGTCGTGCTCGGGTTCTTCAAGTACTACGGCTTCTTCGCCACCTCGCTGACCAACGCACTCGACTCGGTCGGGATCGGGGCCTCACCACCGCTGCTCGAGATCATCCTCCCGGTTGGCATCTCGTTCTTCACATTCCAGGCGATCAGCTATGTGATCGACGTCGCCCGCGGCGAGTTCGAGCGCCCGATGTCGTTGCTCGACGTGGCCTTCTACCTTTCGTTCTTTCCCCAGCTGGTGGCCGGTCCGATCGTGCGTGCCACCGACATGGCCGAGCAGATCGTCGCCCCGCCGGATCCCCGGCGGATACCGGCCGTCGAGGCGATCTGGCTCATCGCCGGTGGGATGTTCAAGAAGGTCGTGGTGTCGAGCTACCTGTCGGCCCAGATCGTCGACCCGGTCTTCGCCGTGCCGTCGCAGTACTCGCGCTGGGAGGTCCTGTTCGCGATCTACGCGTACGCCGTGCAGATCTTCGCCGACTTCAGTGGGTACACCGATATCGCCATCGGCTGTGCCCTGCTCCTCGGGTTCCGATTCCCGCAGAACTTCGATTCGCCCTATCGGGCCCTGAGCATCCAGGACTTCTGGCGACGGTGGCACATCACGCTGTCGTCGTGGCTGCGTGACTATCTCTACATTCCGCTCGGCGGCAACCGGGGCGGCACCCTGCTCACCTACCGGAATCTCTGGCTCACCATGGTGCTCGGAGGGTTGTGGCACGGTGCCGCGTGGAACTTCGTGCTGTGGGGGGCGATCCACGGAACGGCACTGGCGGTCGAGCGCCTGCTGAGCGCCGCGTGGCGACCCATCGGGTTCCCGACTCCGATCGTCACGATGGCCAAGTGGTCGGTCACGTTCCACATCGTGTGTTTCGCCTGGATCTTCTTCCGAGCCAGCGACGCCACGCTCGCCTTCGAGATGGTGGGCCGCATCGTCGGCGGCGGGGCGTCGTCGACCTCGCTCGTGACGGTGCTGCTCGTGGCGGTGATCGCCGTCATGGTGGCGAGCCAGCTCATGCCGCCTCGTCTGGGCGACCAGACCCAACGTCAGTTCGGCACCATGCCGGTCTACGTCCAGGGCCTGTCGCTGGCATTGTTGTTGACCGCGATCGATGTTTTCGGTCCCGAGGGCGTTGCCCCCTTCATCTACTTCCAGTTCTGA
- a CDS encoding zinc ribbon domain-containing protein, translating to MSDDVRVPHQQCLCGHECTATARFCPSCGSALGGGSVLLGASTEEVAGVDPGIDRRWMAVAGLLFAAVIGWSVWSGGSSESLANDDSAGTTSSAPTTSTSAPTTTTRPRPTSAPSTTAPIDGIATLVGDGSPLVGEPTGLRLLIGSDSKQPSVLELDTGRLYTNERKSWFQPLVVSGAWLVGRSNERLVSLPLDDLGAEPVELLSGEPGIWHLADPSPRRDGTLWVRGYREDGSELVRLDAATGGAIERYADDLGTGSNQYWQLPPTDALPALIDPLGGGIYEIDGDDYREVADGHLVAVDDRRVLVETCDRNLRCIQRWFDRAKWEPLDLAVPEGEPDSVMFAAGTDWLVLRWYTSDGAPATLLNVADGRTRDVAPNQFDPYSAFTPPISPDGRWLATVAGRDLAIIDLEAGTETLIEGVNVSYSMMLFTDAEAGIQPPLATGEDAEE from the coding sequence ATGAGCGACGACGTGCGCGTACCGCACCAGCAGTGCCTCTGCGGGCACGAGTGCACCGCCACCGCGCGGTTCTGCCCGTCGTGTGGGTCGGCCCTCGGCGGTGGGTCCGTACTCCTCGGCGCATCGACTGAGGAGGTGGCCGGCGTCGACCCTGGCATCGACCGCCGCTGGATGGCCGTCGCCGGCCTCCTGTTCGCGGCGGTGATCGGCTGGTCGGTGTGGTCAGGCGGATCGAGCGAGTCACTGGCCAACGACGACTCGGCTGGCACCACATCATCGGCTCCGACCACCTCCACCTCGGCCCCGACAACGACCACCCGCCCCCGGCCGACGTCTGCACCCAGCACGACCGCTCCGATTGACGGGATCGCGACGCTGGTCGGCGATGGCTCGCCGCTCGTCGGTGAACCCACCGGGCTCCGCCTCCTCATCGGTAGTGACTCGAAGCAGCCATCGGTTCTCGAACTGGATACGGGCCGTTTGTACACGAACGAACGCAAGAGCTGGTTCCAGCCGCTCGTGGTGTCGGGAGCGTGGCTCGTCGGTCGATCGAACGAGCGCCTCGTGTCGCTCCCGCTGGACGACCTCGGTGCGGAACCTGTCGAACTGCTTTCTGGCGAGCCCGGGATCTGGCATCTCGCAGATCCCTCGCCGCGTCGTGACGGAACGCTGTGGGTCCGTGGGTATCGCGAGGATGGCTCGGAGCTGGTGCGCCTCGATGCGGCGACGGGTGGCGCGATCGAGCGCTACGCCGATGACCTCGGCACCGGGAGCAACCAGTATTGGCAGCTCCCCCCGACCGACGCACTGCCTGCCTTGATCGATCCTCTGGGCGGTGGCATCTACGAAATCGACGGCGACGACTACCGAGAGGTGGCCGACGGCCACCTCGTGGCGGTCGACGATCGGCGGGTGCTGGTGGAGACCTGTGATCGCAACCTGCGCTGCATCCAGCGATGGTTCGACCGAGCCAAGTGGGAACCGCTCGACCTCGCCGTCCCGGAGGGCGAGCCTGACTCGGTCATGTTCGCGGCCGGCACCGACTGGTTGGTGCTGCGGTGGTACACCAGCGATGGAGCGCCGGCGACGCTGCTCAACGTCGCCGACGGGCGTACGAGGGACGTTGCGCCCAATCAGTTCGACCCCTACAGCGCTTTCACGCCGCCGATCTCCCCCGACGGTCGGTGGCTCGCAACGGTCGCCGGTCGCGACCTGGCGATCATCGACCTGGAGGCGGGTACCGAGACCCTGATCGAAGGTGTCAACGTCTCGTACTCGATGATGCTGTTCACCGATGCCGAGGCGGGGATCCAGCCGCCGCTCGCAACCGGCGAGGACGCCGAGGAGTGA
- a CDS encoding DUF459 domain-containing protein, producing the protein MSAGRTLAIMVLALGLAAVFNAGRQAERASQQPLGASRDRALAIWEPIDAVASPLGLEAPRSVLEVVRYGHTVTNGSTGGETGGTFDVAAGGGTGQEDGATATTTPGGDGSTNSTVAGDPGVTTPAETTTTVTVETAPPTSAAPRVPTAAEPLRVSLIGDSTMIETGKALQRSLADTGIAESILDARASSGFSRPDFYDWPAHLREVIPERNPEVVVAMFGGNDAQGFVVDGSVYEFGSAEWVTEYGNRVRGAMEYLAADGRTVLWISQPTMRSESFESKIATINQIYREQADLVPGVTYLDSRPLLSPNGYTAYGPGADGSERQLRANDGIHLTDSGGQVISANVLAILTERGFLPPIP; encoded by the coding sequence ATGAGCGCAGGTCGCACCCTGGCCATCATGGTCCTTGCGCTCGGGTTGGCGGCAGTGTTCAACGCCGGGCGCCAGGCAGAGCGGGCCTCGCAACAGCCGCTGGGTGCGAGTCGGGATCGAGCGCTTGCGATCTGGGAGCCGATCGACGCGGTCGCCTCGCCGCTCGGACTCGAAGCGCCGCGCTCGGTTCTCGAGGTCGTTCGGTACGGCCATACCGTCACCAACGGCTCGACCGGGGGTGAGACCGGTGGCACGTTCGACGTCGCAGCCGGCGGCGGGACCGGGCAGGAGGACGGTGCCACAGCGACGACGACCCCAGGAGGCGACGGCTCGACGAACTCGACCGTCGCTGGTGACCCCGGCGTCACCACACCGGCCGAGACCACCACCACCGTGACGGTCGAGACGGCACCACCGACGTCCGCAGCGCCTCGGGTGCCGACGGCCGCCGAACCGCTGCGGGTCTCGCTGATCGGCGATTCGACGATGATCGAGACCGGGAAGGCGCTGCAGCGCTCGCTCGCCGACACGGGGATCGCCGAGAGCATCCTCGACGCTCGGGCGTCGTCGGGCTTCTCACGCCCCGACTTCTACGACTGGCCGGCGCACCTGCGCGAGGTCATCCCCGAGCGAAACCCCGAAGTCGTCGTGGCCATGTTCGGCGGCAATGACGCCCAGGGGTTCGTGGTGGATGGCTCCGTGTACGAGTTCGGGTCGGCCGAGTGGGTGACCGAGTATGGCAACCGGGTGCGGGGCGCCATGGAGTACCTGGCCGCCGATGGCCGCACCGTTCTCTGGATCTCGCAGCCGACGATGCGCTCGGAGTCGTTCGAATCCAAGATCGCCACGATCAATCAGATCTATCGGGAGCAGGCCGACCTCGTGCCCGGCGTGACCTACCTCGACAGCCGTCCGCTCCTCTCGCCCAACGGCTACACGGCGTACGGTCCGGGCGCCGACGGCTCCGAACGACAGCTGCGAGCCAACGACGGCATCCATCTCACCGATTCCGGTGGCCAGGTCATCTCGGCCAACGTGCTCGCCATCCTCACCGAACGCGGCTTCCTCCCCCCGATCCCCTGA
- a CDS encoding CBS domain-containing protein, with the protein MGNPRTITSLQAPVSQAMASVPIEIHVHLSIAEAAALMAENDIGASPVLLDNSARDLAGIISERDIVRSLADDGDPNDERVSDWMSVDLSTVTPDTTIEVATELMLEGGMRHLPVVETVGGHRKVVGMISVRDLLAAYRSVPE; encoded by the coding sequence ATGGGCAATCCACGAACCATCACCAGCTTGCAGGCCCCCGTCAGCCAGGCGATGGCCTCGGTACCCATCGAGATCCACGTGCACCTCTCGATCGCCGAGGCTGCGGCCCTCATGGCCGAGAACGACATCGGTGCGTCGCCGGTCCTGCTCGACAACTCCGCACGTGATCTGGCCGGCATCATCTCCGAGCGCGACATCGTCCGCTCCCTCGCCGACGACGGCGACCCAAACGACGAGCGGGTCAGCGATTGGATGAGCGTCGACCTCAGCACCGTCACCCCCGACACCACGATCGAAGTGGCCACCGAACTCATGCTCGAAGGCGGGATGCGGCACCTCCCGGTGGTCGAGACGGTGGGCGGCCACCGAAAGGTCGTCGGCATGATCTCGGTCCGCGACCTGCTCGCCGCGTATCGCTCCGTCCCGGAGTAG